Proteins co-encoded in one Setaria viridis chromosome 9, Setaria_viridis_v4.0, whole genome shotgun sequence genomic window:
- the LOC117837240 gene encoding L10-interacting MYB domain-containing protein-like — protein MPEIDWNSENTRVLCMLFAEQVGKGNRPNTHLNAVRYAEVEKGFKERTGIVVTKAQIKNKWDKLKEDFKAWRKKARADIPGCGKFKKKGLENEDELAKCFSDITTIGIDHWSPHVVNVEAPENVDETQDEEINCEPQDDEFIQDTQEEDIGITPPPASGKRLARSVDRSGKKAKSGNTLLIQEAVTSMASSANEYVSKRHEKYSIDEVMEVVIACGAGYDSNEHYMASELFVKKEQREMFMTLPTNEIRFNWLRRKYNDKYEK, from the exons ATGCCTGAAATTGATTGGAACTCAGAGAACACTCGGGTGTTGTGTATGTTATTTGCCGAACAAGTTGGaaaaggaaatcggccaaacacacacttgaatGCAGTTAGgtatgctgaggttgagaaaggGTTCAAAGAAAGGACTGGAATAGTGGTTACGAAGGctcagatcaagaacaaatgggacaagttaaaggaagatttcaaggcatgga ggaaaaaagctagAGCT GACATTCCGGGTTGTGGaaagttcaaaaagaagggtcttgagaatgaagatgaattagccaagtgTTTTTCTGACATCACTACTattggtattgatcattggtctcctcatgttgtgaatgttgaagcaCCAGAAAATGTGGATGAGACACAAGATGAGGAAATCAATTGTGAGCCACAAGATGATGAATTCATTCAGGATACACAAGAGGAGGATATTGGTATTACTCCTCCACCTGCGAGTGGCAAGAGATTGGCAAGGTCTGTTGATAGAAGTGGCAAGAAGGCGAAGTCTGGAAATACACTCCTAATTCAAGAAGCAGtaacaagtatggcaagttCAGCCAATGAATATGTTTCTAAAAGACATGAAAAATATTCTATTGATGAAGTGATGGAGGTTGTGATTGCTTGTGGGGCCGGCTATGATAGCAATGAACATTACATGGCGTCTGagctgtttgtgaagaaggagcaaagggagatgttcatgaccttgcctactaatgagattaggttcaattggcttaggaggaagtacaatgataaatatgaaaagtag